The sequence TCAGTCTTACCCCAACCTTCTTCTTAATACCTTAGTCGCTTGCACTAAGTTCTTAAGGGCTGGCTCGACTTCATCCCATGTTCTTGTCTTCAAACCACAATCCGGGTTAACCCACAGTTGGCGTACAGCAATCTTGTCTGCCGCTTTCTCAATAAGTTCAACGATTTCATCCACCGTTGGCGTGTTAGGAGTGTGAATATCGTAAACACCAGGACCTATCTCATTCGGGTATTCGAAATCTTCGAAGGCCGTGAGTAACTCCATACGAGAACGTGAAGTCTCGATGGTGATCACATCGGCGTCCATGGCCGCTATCGCAGCGATAGTTTCATTGAACTCGCTGTAACACATGTGAGTGTGTATTTGCGTCTCATCAGTAACACCTGCGGCGCTCAATTTAAAAGCATCCACGGCCCACTTGAGGTAAGCATCCCAATCACTCTTCTTCAAAGGCAGACCTTCACGGAAGGCTGGCTCATCGATTTGAATGATGCCGATTCCTGCATTTTGCAAATCGACCACTTCATCACGAATGGCCAAACCGATTTGAGTCGCTATCTCCTCACGGCTGATATCTTCACGAGCAAACGACCAATGCAAAATAGTCACCGGACCCGTTAGCATACCTTTAACGGGCTTATCAGTTAGGCTCTGTGCATACTCAGCCCACTCAACAGTCATAGGCGTTGGACGCGATACATCACCATAAATAAGTGGCGGCTTAACACAACGTGAGCCATAACTCTGAACCCAACCAAACTTAGTGAAGGCGAAACCTTGTAACTGCTCACCAAAATACTCCACCATGTCATTACGCTCAGCTTCACCGTGAACTAATACATCGATACCTAGCTTAAGCTGACGCTCAATCGTATCTCTAGTCACCTGACGTAGTTGGTCGTTATAAAACTCTTCAGTGATCTCCTCTTTACGCCAGCGGCTACGCAGGCCACGAATTGCAGGAGTCTGAGGGAATGAACCAATAGTCGTCGTAGGTAACAGAGGTAACTGGTATTTCTGCTGCTGTATGGTTTGGCGGTTAGCAAATTTAGTATCACGCTCATAGTCATCGCTATTAAGCGCAGCAACTCTATCGATAACTTGTTTATCTGCTGCAGCCTCTCGTGCATCTCTGCGCGCTACACACGTCACCAGAATAGCATCGACTTCAGCTTTAGCTGGGCTGTCGGCAGACTGATTTTGAGAATGAGTGAGTAGCGCTTTAAGTTGGGTCAACTCAGACAGCTTCTGCTTAGCGAATGATAATTGTTGCTTCAAAGCCGGAGCCAACTCAGTTTCAACATCGAGATCCACTGGGCTATGGAGCAATGAACAAGAGGGCGCGATCCAGACTCGTCCCTTAAGATCGTTAGCCACAGAGGCGATACGCTCGGCAATCAAATCAATATCTGCCGCCCATACATTACGACCGTTGATCACTCCTAAAGAGATCACTTGCTCAGGCTGTAGGTTTTCCGCAAACAGTGCAAGCTGCTCGGGAGCCGTAACGAGATCAAGATGCAAACCGGCAACTGGCAAGGCTGACACCAATGCTTGATGATGAGCAATGGTGCCATAGTAGCTGGCAAGTAAAACCTTAATCTGAGTATCTTTTAGCGTGTCATAGCTTGTTGCAATAGCGGTTTGCCAATCGGCATCAAGCTC is a genomic window of Shewanella psychrophila containing:
- the metE gene encoding 5-methyltetrahydropteroyltriglutamate--homocysteine S-methyltransferase, which gives rise to MQIANLGFPRIGRQRELKFAQEKYWRGEISQAELKQVAKELRRTHWEWQAQAGVSLLPVGDFAFYDQVLALSATLNAIPERHRNQDDANVDLDTLFRVARGRAPSGKDAPAGEMTKYFNTNYHYIVPELTVDQEFSVAYEQFFDEVEEAKALGHAAKPVLLGPVSYLFLSKAVGSDFDKLSLLPKLIKTYADILARFSDQGVEWVQLEEPILALELDADWQTAIATSYDTLKDTQIKVLLASYYGTIAHHQALVSALPVAGLHLDLVTAPEQLALFAENLQPEQVISLGVINGRNVWAADIDLIAERIASVANDLKGRVWIAPSCSLLHSPVDLDVETELAPALKQQLSFAKQKLSELTQLKALLTHSQNQSADSPAKAEVDAILVTCVARRDAREAAADKQVIDRVAALNSDDYERDTKFANRQTIQQQKYQLPLLPTTTIGSFPQTPAIRGLRSRWRKEEITEEFYNDQLRQVTRDTIERQLKLGIDVLVHGEAERNDMVEYFGEQLQGFAFTKFGWVQSYGSRCVKPPLIYGDVSRPTPMTVEWAEYAQSLTDKPVKGMLTGPVTILHWSFAREDISREEIATQIGLAIRDEVVDLQNAGIGIIQIDEPAFREGLPLKKSDWDAYLKWAVDAFKLSAAGVTDETQIHTHMCYSEFNETIAAIAAMDADVITIETSRSRMELLTAFEDFEYPNEIGPGVYDIHTPNTPTVDEIVELIEKAADKIAVRQLWVNPDCGLKTRTWDEVEPALKNLVQATKVLRRRLG